Sequence from the Mobula hypostoma chromosome 11, sMobHyp1.1, whole genome shotgun sequence genome:
AAACAATGTCAAGATCTCTAACAGGGTTTAGAAAGATCTATGAAAATGACACCAAGGAACGATtccaactttggccaactccggAATTCTGCTTATCCATTTTTTTTCTTACGCATACAATGGAAATGGAAAACTTGGCCCATGTGCTATTCCTCCCAAATATTTAACAAAGGGCCAAGCAGCCACAGAATTCACCCCTGCAAACAGTTCATCTGGTATCAGTTATTTTAAGGGAGAATAAAGATCTATTCCTCGTATCCCTGAGTAATTGTAACATGTGTTGTAGCTCAAAACCGCTGGAAAACTAAACAAAACAATACAAAAAGGGAAAAGAACGTTTCTGGCAGAAGTCAATACACAAGGCATTAATTAGTTGTTTACTCTGATGTTTCAGTGGCTTTTATTTCAGCAAGTCTTTCCAGTAAATATATTTCAGCAAGTCTTTCCAGTAAATACCCAAGAAGCCCGAGGATTGATACATGCTCTGTATTGAAATAAACAGTCTTTCAACGATATAGAATTAATCATCATACATTCAGTTTATGCCTATAaactatatatatacatacatttgtgtttttttattattattatcgtgttctttatcttttgtgattttttttgggcTGCACTGGATCCGGaatatttcgttctcctttacacttgtgtattggaaatgatgTAATCATTCTTGAATATAGCAAACACTACAACCTGATGCACATGCATATCCGAGGTGAGCTGGAATAGGTCAGTGGAAAACCCAACAATGACTGAAACCAAAAATATAAACTCACCTTGCATGGAAATCCACCAAGACTGGTTTTGTACTATTGATGACCCGTTCAGTGAAATCTGCTTGGTTCTGTACATTGAAGGAAATTTCATTGGTAGGAGATGCACAAAATCTTCTGGCAACAGTTACACTGGCTAGGTGATGAAAGGAAGGCTTGATGCCACACCAGCAAAGGGAATTCAAGGCTGGAAGATGTGCTGAGGATTGAGACTGCAGTGACCGAGGAGCCTCCCTAAGGGTCATTGATGCGAGCCTTCTCAACAAAATTCTATGTGCCATCTGCAAATGAAGACCGTTAGTGTTATGATGTGCAAATGGGAATACATTAAATTATCATCCTTCAGTAAACAAAATGCAACTCAACTCATCTGTAATAGGAACAGGGAGTCATTCAGCTGCTTGGACTTTATCCACCATTGAAATAGTACAATTGATCAAGATTATTATATGCTAGGTTGTCCAGCAtacagataaaaataaatttattaagcCCTTAAGCAGAAAGCACTTAAGTTC
This genomic interval carries:
- the txn2 gene encoding thioredoxin, mitochondrial translates to MAHRILLRRLASMTLREAPRSLQSQSSAHLPALNSLCWCGIKPSFHHLASVTVARRFCASPTNEISFNVQNQADFTERVINSTKPVLVDFHASWCNPCRMLGPRLEKLVAQQEGKVVMAKVDIDDHTDLALEYKVSAVPTVLAIKDGNVVDQFIGVKSEDDLEVFIKKLI